From a single Shewanella denitrificans OS217 genomic region:
- a CDS encoding gamma carbonic anhydrase family protein, with translation MSSHLRTYQGICPTLAEGTYVDSAAILVGDIHLDVDSSVWPLVAARGDVNHIRIGKRSNVQDGCILHVTRKSAAKPDGHPLIIGDDVTIGHKAMLHGCQLGHRILIGMGAIILDGAVIEDDVILGAGSLVPPNKVLQSGYLYVGSPCKQSRPLTAAELAFLPQSAENYVVLKNEYLADLASRSD, from the coding sequence ATGTCGAGCCATTTACGTACTTATCAAGGCATCTGCCCCACTTTAGCTGAGGGTACTTATGTTGATTCTGCAGCTATATTAGTGGGTGATATCCATTTAGATGTGGATTCAAGTGTTTGGCCTTTAGTTGCCGCCCGTGGTGATGTTAATCATATCCGTATCGGTAAGCGCTCTAATGTGCAAGATGGTTGTATTTTGCATGTTACTCGTAAGTCAGCGGCCAAACCTGATGGTCACCCACTTATTATCGGTGATGATGTCACTATTGGTCATAAGGCGATGTTACACGGCTGTCAGCTAGGTCATCGAATTCTAATTGGCATGGGCGCTATCATACTGGATGGCGCTGTCATTGAGGATGATGTCATTCTAGGGGCTGGGTCGCTTGTGCCTCCTAATAAGGTACTGCAAAGCGGCTACCTCTATGTCGGTAGCCCTTGTAAACAGTCGCGCCCGCTTACTGCTGCAGAACTGGCTTTTTTACCACAGTCTGCCGAAAACTATGTGGTACTTAAGAATGAGTACCTTGCTGATTTAGCCTCTCGCTCAGATTAA
- a CDS encoding IS30-like element ISSde3 family transposase: MSYQQLTEGRRYQISVLLDQGISIALIAKAINCHRATVYRELKRCHALQGYCPDSAQASACKMRRHSAKYTIPDTRINFVRFLLQHDWSPEQISRVLSGMNQAVSHEWIYRFVARNKRQGGKLYRHLRQGHKRYRRGKKEKAPAIKNGTSIDSRPAIVDTRERFGDWEIDTVLGKHGTGSIVTILERKTRFYLIKKVASKSAEDVTKATIELLMPYKQYVHTITADNGREFAHHEVIANALDTTFYFAHPYSSWERGANENANGLLRQYVKKGTDLRTVSDAIILFAQNRINYRPKKCLKFKQPTVVFKQLAA; encoded by the coding sequence ATGAGTTATCAGCAGTTGACTGAGGGAAGAAGATATCAGATTTCAGTCCTTTTAGACCAGGGTATTTCGATAGCTTTGATTGCAAAAGCTATCAATTGTCATCGTGCGACTGTCTATCGAGAACTAAAACGTTGTCATGCCCTGCAGGGTTATTGCCCTGACAGCGCTCAAGCCAGTGCGTGTAAGATGCGGCGTCATTCAGCCAAATATACCATCCCCGATACAAGAATAAACTTCGTCCGCTTCCTACTGCAACATGATTGGAGCCCAGAGCAGATTTCACGGGTGTTATCGGGCATGAACCAAGCTGTTAGTCATGAATGGATTTACCGCTTTGTGGCAAGGAATAAACGTCAAGGCGGCAAGCTATATCGCCATCTACGGCAAGGTCATAAGCGCTATCGCAGAGGTAAAAAAGAGAAAGCGCCAGCGATTAAAAATGGTACCTCTATCGACTCTAGACCTGCCATTGTTGATACTCGCGAACGTTTCGGTGATTGGGAAATCGATACCGTATTAGGCAAGCATGGGACAGGTTCAATAGTGACAATTTTAGAGCGAAAGACCCGTTTTTATTTAATAAAGAAAGTGGCCTCAAAATCTGCTGAAGATGTGACTAAAGCGACTATCGAATTATTGATGCCCTATAAGCAATATGTGCACACTATAACTGCCGATAATGGTCGTGAATTCGCTCATCATGAAGTCATAGCCAACGCGTTAGACACAACATTTTACTTTGCTCATCCGTATAGTTCTTGGGAACGTGGCGCCAATGAAAATGCCAACGGTTTATTAAGGCAGTATGTAAAAAAAGGGACTGACTTAAGGACAGTAAGCGACGCCATCATCTTATTTGCCCAGAACAGGATTAATTACAGACCTAAGAAATGTTTGAAGTTTAAGCAGCCAACTGTTGTGTTTAAACAATTAGCCGCTTAA